In one window of Undibacter mobilis DNA:
- the rnd gene encoding ribonuclease D, whose amino-acid sequence MSPLITTSAELAAICERMAQHQFVTVDTEFLRETTYYPLLCVAQMATDDEAVVIDALAPGIDLAPFFQLMANEKVIKVFHAARQDIEIMWNMAKTIPHPIVDTQVAAMVLGYGDSISYDQLVQRITGDVLDKSNRFTDWTRRPLTDAQVTYALSDVTHLRSVYVKLAADLAKRDRASWVESEMGVLTSPETYRMDPERAWERLKTRVRKPKELAVLMEVAAWREREAQTRDVPRSRVLKDDIVGDVATQMPTTIERLGQLRSLPKGFERSRWGEQIVEAVNRGLERDPKTLPRFERSRPAQNGAAIVELLKVLLRMTSETHGVAAKVIATVDDLDRIAADDEADVPAMKGWRRELFGDKALALKHGKLALAIEKGRVVTTEKG is encoded by the coding sequence ATGTCCCCCTTGATTACCACCTCCGCCGAGCTCGCCGCCATTTGCGAGCGCATGGCGCAACACCAGTTCGTCACCGTCGATACCGAATTCCTGCGCGAGACCACCTACTATCCCCTGCTCTGCGTGGCGCAGATGGCGACCGACGACGAGGCCGTCGTCATCGACGCACTGGCGCCTGGCATCGACCTCGCGCCTTTTTTCCAACTGATGGCCAATGAGAAGGTCATCAAGGTGTTTCATGCCGCGCGGCAGGACATCGAAATCATGTGGAACATGGCCAAGACCATTCCACATCCGATCGTCGATACGCAGGTCGCCGCCATGGTGCTCGGCTATGGCGACTCCATTTCCTACGACCAGCTTGTGCAGCGCATCACCGGCGACGTGCTCGACAAGTCGAACCGCTTCACCGACTGGACGCGGCGGCCGTTGACCGACGCTCAGGTCACCTACGCGCTGTCCGACGTCACGCATCTGCGTTCGGTTTACGTCAAGCTCGCCGCCGATCTCGCCAAGCGCGACCGCGCCAGCTGGGTCGAGTCCGAGATGGGCGTGCTCACTTCGCCCGAGACCTATCGCATGGACCCGGAGCGCGCCTGGGAGCGGCTGAAAACCCGCGTGCGCAAGCCGAAGGAGCTCGCGGTGCTGATGGAAGTCGCAGCCTGGCGCGAGCGCGAGGCGCAGACCCGCGACGTGCCGCGGTCGCGCGTGCTCAAGGACGATATCGTCGGCGATGTGGCGACGCAGATGCCGACCACCATCGAACGGCTTGGCCAGTTGCGCTCGCTGCCCAAGGGCTTTGAGCGCTCGCGCTGGGGCGAGCAGATCGTGGAAGCCGTCAACCGCGGGCTCGAACGCGATCCGAAAACGCTGCCGCGCTTCGAGCGTTCGCGGCCGGCGCAGAACGGGGCCGCCATCGTCGAACTGCTCAAGGTGCTGCTGCGCATGACCTCGGAGACGCACGGCGTCGCTGCCAAGGTCATCGCCACCGTGGACGATCTTGACCGTATCGCCGCCGACGATGAGGCTGACGTGCCGGCCATGAAAGGCTGGCGGCGCGAATTGTTCGGCGACAAGGCACTGGCGCTCAAGCATGGCAAGCTGGCGCTGGCCATCGAAAAAGGCCGCGTTGTCACGACCGAGAAGGGTTGA
- a CDS encoding thiamine pyrophosphate-dependent enzyme, which yields MPKSAAKKPARKARKKAVAAATDMSTAEATVETLLAYGLRTVYALPGVHNDHLFDAFARSGDRMAVVHTRHEQGAAYMALGAALATGRPQAYAVVPGPGLMNSGAALLTAYGMNAPVLALIGQIPAEAIGRDQGHLHEIKDQAGILKRLVDHAVMLKSPAEAPAKTAKAIRSMTEGRPGPAALECAMNVWGKRGPVGSIPAALPPRAPRIDEDAIKRAAKMLGKARRVLIVAGGGAQDASPEVTLLSSMLQAPVMSYRRGGGVLDGRSPFSVNLPLGRELWAEADAVLAVGTRLFYPMTQWGVDRGLTIVSVDATKEGATRFHKPDVALIGDAAPVLRRLIDALGKTNIKRAPRDDEMRPRQMKMRSRLAKLAPQIAFLDAIRAELPEDGIYVDEVTQVGFAARLAFPVYKPRTFLSPGYQDNLGWGYATALGAQHARPDVPVVSINGDGGFMFTASELATAMRHRIPLTAIVFADGAFGNVKRIQQEHYGNRLIATDLANPDFVKFAESFGARGVRAHGPEELRMALRDSFKAGEPSVIEVPVGAMPSPWEFLHMPPVRGKTIR from the coding sequence ATGCCGAAATCCGCTGCCAAAAAGCCTGCCCGCAAGGCCCGCAAAAAGGCCGTGGCGGCCGCCACCGACATGTCCACCGCCGAGGCCACGGTCGAGACCCTGCTGGCCTACGGCCTGCGCACTGTCTACGCCCTGCCCGGCGTTCATAACGACCACCTGTTCGACGCCTTTGCCCGGTCCGGGGACCGGATGGCCGTGGTCCACACCCGTCACGAGCAAGGCGCGGCCTATATGGCGCTGGGCGCGGCCTTGGCGACAGGCCGGCCGCAGGCCTATGCGGTGGTGCCCGGCCCCGGCCTGATGAACTCCGGCGCCGCCCTTCTCACCGCCTACGGCATGAATGCGCCGGTTCTGGCCCTGATCGGCCAGATTCCGGCCGAAGCCATCGGCCGCGACCAGGGCCATCTGCACGAGATCAAGGATCAGGCCGGCATCCTCAAGCGGCTGGTCGATCATGCCGTGATGCTGAAGAGCCCCGCCGAGGCGCCGGCGAAGACCGCGAAGGCGATCCGATCGATGACTGAGGGCCGGCCTGGCCCGGCGGCGCTGGAATGCGCCATGAATGTCTGGGGCAAACGCGGGCCGGTCGGGTCGATCCCGGCGGCGCTCCCGCCCCGCGCACCGCGGATCGACGAAGACGCGATCAAGCGCGCGGCGAAGATGCTCGGCAAGGCCAGGCGCGTGCTCATCGTCGCGGGCGGCGGCGCGCAGGACGCCTCGCCGGAGGTGACGCTGCTGTCCTCGATGCTGCAGGCTCCGGTGATGTCATACCGGCGTGGCGGCGGTGTCCTGGACGGCCGCAGCCCCTTCTCGGTCAATCTTCCGCTGGGCCGCGAGCTGTGGGCCGAAGCCGATGCTGTGCTCGCCGTCGGCACCCGGCTGTTCTATCCGATGACGCAATGGGGCGTCGACCGCGGCCTCACGATCGTCAGCGTCGATGCGACCAAAGAAGGCGCGACGCGCTTCCACAAGCCCGATGTCGCGTTGATCGGCGATGCCGCGCCGGTTCTGCGCCGCCTGATCGACGCCCTCGGCAAGACCAACATCAAGCGCGCCCCGCGCGACGACGAGATGCGCCCGCGCCAGATGAAAATGCGGAGCCGGCTCGCCAAGCTCGCGCCGCAGATTGCTTTCCTCGACGCCATCCGCGCCGAACTGCCGGAGGACGGCATCTATGTCGACGAGGTCACCCAGGTCGGCTTTGCCGCCCGCCTCGCCTTCCCGGTCTACAAGCCGCGCACGTTCCTGTCGCCCGGCTACCAGGACAATCTCGGCTGGGGCTATGCCACCGCGCTCGGCGCCCAGCATGCCCGGCCAGACGTCCCGGTGGTGTCGATCAATGGCGACGGCGGCTTCATGTTCACCGCCAGCGAACTCGCCACCGCCATGCGCCATCGCATTCCGCTGACCGCCATCGTGTTTGCCGACGGCGCCTTCGGCAACGTCAAACGCATCCAGCAGGAGCATTACGGCAACCGCCTGATCGCCACCGACCTCGCCAACCCCGATTTCGTCAAATTCGCCGAAAGCTTCGGCGCCCGCGGGGTCAGGGCCCATGGCCCGGAAGAATTGCGTATGGCGCTGCGTGACAGCTTCAAGGCAGGCGAACCCTCTGTTATCGAGGTGCCGGTCGGCGCGATGCCGAGCCCGTGGGAATTTCTCCATATGCCGCCGGTGCGCGGCAAAACGATACGTTGA
- a CDS encoding LamB/YcsF family protein: MPLSIDINGDAGESYGRWTLGDDASFLPHVSSVNIACGFHGGDPATMRETVRIAKRAGIAIGAHPSFPDLMGFGRRMMTIAPDEMVDYTLYQLGALTAIARTEGLHVAHVKPHGAFYKACSIDMALSKALGAAIAAYDPQMFLVLLAGPGADAAEAAGARVAREAFIDLDYDADGGLIIERVAKLRDPGTVAQRALRIIHEGKLSKIDGSDMDLKVSTLCLHGDRANSAEVARVVKETLQANGIAVSPLR, translated from the coding sequence ATGCCCCTCTCCATCGACATCAACGGCGACGCAGGCGAAAGCTACGGACGCTGGACGCTCGGTGACGACGCCTCGTTCCTGCCGCACGTATCGTCCGTCAACATCGCCTGCGGTTTCCATGGCGGCGATCCGGCGACGATGCGTGAAACCGTGCGGATTGCCAAACGGGCCGGCATCGCCATCGGCGCGCATCCGTCGTTCCCCGATCTCATGGGCTTCGGCCGCCGCATGATGACCATCGCGCCGGACGAGATGGTCGACTACACGCTCTATCAGCTCGGCGCGCTGACCGCGATTGCACGCACCGAAGGATTGCACGTCGCCCATGTGAAACCGCATGGCGCGTTCTACAAGGCGTGCTCAATCGACATGGCGCTGTCGAAGGCGCTCGGCGCCGCGATAGCCGCCTACGATCCGCAGATGTTTCTCGTCCTGCTCGCCGGTCCCGGCGCCGACGCGGCGGAAGCCGCCGGCGCGCGCGTGGCACGGGAGGCTTTCATCGACCTTGATTACGACGCCGATGGCGGCCTGATCATCGAGCGTGTCGCGAAACTGCGTGATCCCGGTACGGTCGCGCAGCGTGCGCTGCGCATCATTCACGAGGGTAAGCTGTCGAAGATCGACGGCAGCGACATGGACCTCAAGGTCTCGACGCTCTGCCTGCACGGCGACCGCGCGAATTCGGCCGAGGTCGCGCGCGTGGTCAAGGAGACCTTGCAGGCCAACGGCATTGCGGTCTCCCCGCTGAGATAG
- a CDS encoding threonine aldolase family protein, with protein MNFASDNTAGVAPEIMAALAHANNGFTLGYGNDEATRRVEKKFCALFERDVAVFLVPTGTVANALALAHVTPPWGAVLCHQNSHIAVDECGAPEFFGGGIKLLELPGDNGKIAADTLKARLGNKASWGPPHHVAPAAVSISQASESGTIYRVADIRALADIAHEHGAVLHMDGARFGNALVRLNVSAAEMTWKAGVDVLSFGATKCGAMAAEAVIFFDPKRAEGMSARRKRGGALLSKHRFIAAQMEAFLDGDLWLRLARHANSMADRLSDGLTKAGFAPVWPVEANEVFAALPVALCDKLQAAGAVFYRWDADNKGNVIVRLVTSFQTTVEEVDRFTTLVSAG; from the coding sequence ATGAACTTCGCCAGCGACAACACGGCCGGCGTCGCGCCCGAGATTATGGCGGCGCTGGCGCATGCCAACAATGGCTTCACGCTCGGCTATGGCAATGACGAGGCAACGCGCCGCGTCGAGAAGAAGTTCTGCGCGCTGTTCGAGCGCGACGTCGCGGTGTTCCTGGTGCCGACCGGCACCGTCGCCAATGCGCTGGCGCTGGCGCATGTGACGCCGCCTTGGGGCGCGGTGCTGTGCCATCAGAATTCGCATATCGCGGTCGACGAATGCGGCGCGCCGGAGTTCTTCGGCGGCGGCATCAAGCTTCTCGAGCTGCCCGGCGACAACGGCAAGATCGCGGCCGATACGCTGAAAGCCCGGCTCGGCAACAAGGCATCGTGGGGACCGCCGCATCACGTCGCACCGGCAGCTGTGTCGATCTCACAGGCATCGGAATCCGGCACCATCTATCGCGTCGCGGATATCCGCGCACTCGCCGATATCGCGCACGAGCACGGGGCCGTGCTTCATATGGACGGCGCTCGCTTTGGCAATGCGCTGGTGCGGCTCAACGTGTCCGCCGCCGAGATGACCTGGAAGGCCGGCGTCGATGTGCTGTCGTTTGGCGCCACCAAATGCGGCGCCATGGCCGCAGAAGCCGTGATCTTCTTCGATCCGAAACGCGCCGAGGGCATGTCGGCGCGGCGCAAGCGCGGCGGCGCGCTGTTGTCCAAGCACCGCTTCATCGCTGCGCAGATGGAGGCGTTCCTCGACGGCGATCTATGGCTGCGCCTGGCGCGCCATGCCAACAGCATGGCGGATCGCTTGAGCGATGGCCTGACCAAGGCGGGCTTTGCGCCAGTCTGGCCGGTCGAGGCCAATGAAGTGTTCGCCGCCCTGCCCGTTGCTCTATGCGACAAATTGCAGGCCGCCGGCGCGGTGTTCTACCGCTGGGATGCGGACAATAAAGGCAATGTCATCGTGCGGCTGGTGACGTCGTTTCAGACGACGGTGGAAGAAGTGGACCGCTTCACGACACTCGTCAGCGCCGGTTAA